One part of the Nocardioides zeae genome encodes these proteins:
- a CDS encoding ABC transporter permease, with translation MKWLSQNYPQVIELFLTHLALSVPAVVASFLIAVPLGWSAQHGRGLRGPVLVGVGLLYAIPSLPLFIIVPVLIGTPLRSSATMIVVLTVYGVAVLVRSAADAFASVPATTLDAAAAVGHTRWSSFWRVELPLAGPVLLAGVRVITVSTVSLVSVGAVIGIQSLGTLFTDGFQRGIRFEVVTGIVLIVALAVLLDGLVVLAGRLLMPWTRGSVGRARAKRVRDDAPVLAEPQLASAGKHEEAPR, from the coding sequence GTGAAGTGGTTGTCCCAGAACTATCCCCAGGTCATCGAGCTCTTCCTCACCCACCTGGCGCTGAGCGTGCCGGCGGTCGTCGCGAGCTTCCTCATCGCGGTGCCGCTGGGCTGGTCGGCGCAGCACGGCCGGGGGCTGCGCGGCCCGGTGCTGGTCGGGGTGGGCCTGCTCTACGCGATCCCCTCCCTGCCGCTCTTCATCATCGTGCCGGTGCTGATCGGCACCCCGCTGCGCTCGTCGGCCACGATGATCGTCGTGCTGACGGTGTACGGCGTCGCCGTGCTCGTCCGCTCGGCCGCCGATGCCTTCGCGTCGGTGCCGGCCACGACCCTCGACGCCGCGGCCGCCGTCGGGCACACCCGGTGGTCGTCGTTCTGGCGGGTCGAGCTCCCGCTCGCCGGGCCGGTGCTGCTCGCCGGCGTCCGGGTCATCACGGTCAGCACCGTCAGCCTGGTGAGCGTCGGTGCGGTCATCGGCATCCAGAGCCTCGGCACCCTCTTCACCGACGGCTTCCAGCGCGGCATCCGGTTCGAGGTGGTCACCGGGATCGTCCTCATCGTCGCGCTCGCGGTGCTGCTCGACGGGCTCGTCGTGCTGGCCGGCCGGCTGCTCATGCCGTGGACGCGGGGATCGGTCGGTCGCGCTCGGGCGAAGCGGGTCCGTGACGACGCGCCGGTGCTCGCGGAGCCGCAGCTGGCGAGCGCCGGCAAGCACGAGGAGGCGCCGCGGTGA
- a CDS encoding ABC transporter ATP-binding protein, with protein MIEFRSVRKEYADGTVAVGDLSLVVPERSTTVLLGSSGCGKTTLLRMVNRMVDPTSGTVLVDGRDVKDQDRVRLRRSIGYVLQAGGLMPHRSVLDNVATVPRLEGATRRAAHARAAELLEVVGLDPALGRRYPGQLSGGQQQRVGVARALGADPDVLLMDEPFGAVDPIVRADLQAELRRLQAELGKTVLFVTHDVDEALRLGDEVVVLRAGGVVAQRGAPAELVAAPADDFVADFLGLRSRQRQLRVREQDGRRLVVDADGRPVGVLDGAVDGAAGGTAGGAAGGEVPGA; from the coding sequence TTGATCGAGTTCCGTTCGGTCCGCAAGGAGTACGCCGACGGCACGGTCGCCGTCGGTGACCTGAGCCTCGTCGTCCCCGAGCGCAGCACCACGGTGCTGCTCGGGTCGTCCGGGTGTGGCAAGACGACCCTCCTCCGGATGGTGAACCGCATGGTCGATCCCACGTCGGGCACCGTCCTCGTCGACGGCCGCGACGTGAAGGATCAGGACCGGGTGCGGCTGCGTCGCTCGATCGGCTACGTGCTGCAGGCCGGCGGGCTCATGCCCCACCGCAGCGTGCTCGACAACGTCGCCACCGTGCCGCGTCTCGAGGGGGCGACGCGGCGGGCCGCCCACGCCCGGGCCGCGGAGCTGCTCGAGGTGGTCGGCCTCGACCCGGCGCTCGGGCGGAGGTACCCGGGGCAGCTCTCGGGCGGCCAGCAGCAGCGCGTGGGCGTCGCCCGTGCCCTCGGCGCGGACCCCGACGTGCTGCTCATGGACGAGCCGTTCGGTGCCGTCGACCCGATCGTCCGCGCCGACCTGCAGGCGGAGCTGCGGCGGCTGCAGGCCGAGCTCGGCAAGACGGTGCTCTTCGTGACCCACGACGTCGACGAGGCGCTGCGGCTCGGCGACGAGGTCGTCGTGCTCCGCGCCGGCGGGGTCGTCGCGCAGCGGGGCGCGCCGGCCGAGCTCGTGGCCGCGCCCGCCGACGACTTCGTGGCGGACTTCCTGGGGCTGCGCAGCCGGCAGCGGCAGCTGCGCGTGCGGGAGCAGGACGGGCGGCGTCTCGTGGTGGACGCCGACGGGAGGCCGGTCGGCGTGCTCGACGGGGCCGTTGACGGGGCCGCTGGCGGGACCGCTGGCGGGGCCGCTGGCGGGGAGGTCCCCGGCGCGTGA
- a CDS encoding dihydrolipoyl dehydrogenase family protein, with the protein MSEQSDVHEVDLVVVGTGPGGEALAGGAARAGLDVVAVEKHLVGGECPYYGCIPSKMMLRAADALAEAHRASQLAGDVVVTPSWAPVAQRISDEATAGWDDTAAVQRLEDAGGRLARGAGRLEGPRRVVVTADDGSTTTYVARRGVVLNPGTRPALPPVEGLADVPVWTNRDAVRATEVPGRLVVLGGGPIGVELAQVFARFGARVTVVQHGDRILAGDEPEAAAILTDALVADGIRVLTGVEAVHASYVDGQVTLRLDTGEEVQADRLLVAAGRTPNLDDLGLETVGLDPSARVLDVDDRLRALDADGAEVDGLWVIGDVTGKGAFTHVSMYQSGIALADVLAEGGDGDRPRAGYHALPHTTFTDPEVAGAGLTEAAARDAGLRVRVGSTPLEQSSRGFTHGPGATGIVKVVEDADRGVLVGATVVGPAGGEIQGFLTLAVHAAVPVAELRGMIYAYPTFHRAIESALADLHA; encoded by the coding sequence ATGAGTGAGCAGTCGGACGTGCACGAGGTGGACCTCGTCGTGGTCGGGACCGGACCGGGTGGTGAGGCGCTCGCCGGGGGCGCCGCGCGCGCCGGCCTCGACGTCGTCGCGGTCGAGAAGCACCTCGTGGGCGGTGAGTGCCCCTACTACGGCTGCATCCCCTCGAAGATGATGCTCCGCGCCGCCGACGCCCTCGCCGAGGCCCACCGCGCCTCGCAGCTCGCCGGCGACGTCGTCGTGACACCCTCGTGGGCGCCGGTCGCGCAGCGCATCTCCGACGAGGCCACCGCCGGCTGGGACGACACCGCCGCCGTGCAGCGCCTCGAGGACGCGGGCGGCCGGCTGGCGCGCGGCGCCGGGCGGCTCGAGGGGCCCCGCCGGGTGGTCGTCACCGCCGACGACGGCTCCACCACGACGTACGTCGCTCGCCGCGGTGTCGTGCTCAACCCCGGTACCCGCCCGGCCCTGCCCCCGGTCGAGGGCCTCGCGGACGTGCCCGTCTGGACCAACCGCGACGCCGTGCGTGCCACCGAGGTGCCCGGCCGGCTGGTCGTGCTCGGCGGCGGCCCGATCGGTGTCGAGCTGGCGCAGGTCTTCGCGCGCTTCGGCGCGCGGGTGACGGTCGTGCAGCACGGGGACCGGATCCTCGCCGGCGACGAGCCGGAGGCGGCGGCGATCCTCACCGACGCGCTGGTGGCGGACGGGATCCGCGTGCTCACGGGCGTGGAGGCCGTGCACGCGTCGTACGTCGACGGCCAGGTCACCCTCCGCCTCGACACGGGGGAGGAGGTGCAGGCCGACCGCCTGCTCGTCGCGGCGGGCCGCACGCCCAACCTCGACGACCTCGGCCTGGAGACCGTGGGCCTCGACCCGTCGGCGCGCGTGCTCGACGTCGACGACCGGCTCCGGGCGCTCGACGCCGACGGCGCGGAGGTCGACGGCCTGTGGGTGATCGGCGACGTCACGGGCAAGGGGGCGTTCACGCACGTGTCGATGTACCAGTCGGGGATCGCGCTCGCCGACGTGCTGGCGGAGGGTGGCGACGGGGATCGGCCGCGGGCCGGCTACCACGCCCTCCCGCACACCACCTTCACCGACCCGGAGGTGGCCGGTGCGGGCCTCACCGAGGCCGCCGCCCGCGACGCGGGCCTGCGGGTGCGGGTGGGCTCGACGCCCCTGGAGCAGTCCTCGCGCGGCTTCACCCACGGACCGGGAGCGACGGGGATCGTCAAGGTCGTCGAGGACGCCGACCGGGGCGTGCTCGTCGGGGCGACCGTCGTCGGCCCCGCCGGCGGCGAGATCCAGGGCTTCCTCACCCTCGCCGTCCACGCCGCGGTCCCCGTGGCGGAGCTGCGCGGCATGATCTACGCCTACCCCACGTTCCACCGCGCCATCGAGAGCGCGCTGGCCGACCTGCACGCGTGA
- a CDS encoding sulfite exporter TauE/SafE family protein, protein MTEALLLVLAGVAAGLCGSIAGLASLASYPALLAAGLPPLAANVTNTTALLANGVGTALGSRRELAGQGRRVAVLCAWAALGGTLGAGLLLLGGEETFEVVVPGLVALGAVLLLARDRMRAWVARRGRGPLDTGAVPGAQVAAVGVYGGYFGAAAGIIMLAVLSVRTTEPLAVTNAVKNLATSAANAVAAVVYAVLAPVDWSAAGCVAAGALVGGWVGPQVVRVLPETPLRWAIGVAGLGLAVHLGLAAA, encoded by the coding sequence GTGACCGAGGCGCTCCTGCTCGTCCTGGCCGGCGTCGCGGCCGGCCTGTGCGGCTCGATCGCCGGTCTGGCCTCGCTCGCGTCGTACCCCGCCCTCCTCGCCGCCGGCCTCCCGCCGCTCGCCGCGAACGTCACGAACACGACGGCGCTGCTCGCCAACGGCGTGGGCACGGCGCTGGGCTCGCGCCGCGAGCTCGCCGGGCAGGGCCGGCGGGTGGCCGTGCTGTGCGCGTGGGCCGCGCTCGGGGGGACCCTCGGTGCGGGGCTCCTGCTCCTCGGCGGCGAGGAGACCTTCGAGGTGGTGGTGCCGGGCCTCGTCGCGCTCGGCGCCGTGCTGCTGCTCGCCCGCGACCGCATGCGGGCCTGGGTGGCGCGTCGCGGCCGCGGTCCCCTCGACACGGGTGCGGTGCCGGGCGCGCAGGTCGCGGCGGTGGGGGTGTACGGCGGCTACTTCGGCGCCGCTGCCGGCATCATCATGCTCGCCGTGCTGTCCGTGCGCACGACGGAGCCCCTCGCCGTCACCAACGCCGTGAAGAACCTGGCGACGAGCGCGGCGAACGCCGTCGCGGCGGTCGTCTACGCCGTGCTGGCCCCCGTCGACTGGTCGGCCGCGGGCTGCGTCGCCGCCGGTGCGCTCGTGGGTGGCTGGGTCGGCCCGCAGGTCGTGCGGGTGCTGCCCGAGACCCCGTTGCGCTGGGCCATCGGCGTCGCCGGGCTCGGCCTGGCGGTGCACCTGGGGCTCGCGGCGGCGTGA
- a CDS encoding Cof-type HAD-IIB family hydrolase → MSTPASAPRPDPTVLPSIAVTGATGAVGGLVARDLAGRGVPQRLLARTPTRVPNLPGAVPLACDYADPDAARAALEGVETLLMVSAGETADRVDVHRAFVDAAAAAGVQHVVYTSFAAAAPDCTFTLGRDHHATEEHLRASGMAWTFLRDNFYLDVLPLFVGDDGVLRGPAGDGRVAAVARADVARAATEVLLDPVAHAGRTYELTGPVAITLEEAAAVITAVTGRPTSFPRRDGRGGLRLAAPVGGAGVAVRRVGLDLHRHPLRRARRGERRRPPPHRPRAARPRRGAAGGLGRRISPRPPRPCEAEGVTELDTATPPDRPAPDRPALDLPVLPDGLRLAVVDMDGTLLDGDGEVPDTLWPLLDRLAAAGVAFAPASGRQYATLRRMFDRAADGMVFIAENGAYVVRDGAEVSSTAIEPAVVADLVRTLREVVADRDAGVVLCGKRAAYVERDDPAFLAEVDRYYAARELVDDLGAVDDEIVKVAINDAHDPQVVADALAGFAGDHQVVVSGTKWADVMVAGVHKGAAVRRLQEALGVTRAQTAAFGDYLNDLEMLDEAAASFAMAGAHPTVKERAAHLAPAHTEAGVVTVLEALLARLDQHDR, encoded by the coding sequence GTGAGCACCCCAGCCTCCGCCCCCCGGCCCGACCCCACCGTCCTGCCCAGCATCGCCGTCACCGGGGCCACCGGCGCGGTCGGCGGTCTCGTCGCCCGCGACCTGGCGGGCCGCGGCGTGCCGCAGCGCCTCCTGGCCCGGACCCCCACCCGCGTGCCCAACCTGCCGGGGGCCGTCCCGCTGGCTTGCGACTACGCCGACCCGGACGCCGCGCGCGCCGCGCTCGAGGGCGTCGAGACGCTGCTCATGGTGTCCGCCGGCGAGACCGCCGACCGGGTGGACGTGCACCGGGCGTTCGTCGACGCGGCGGCCGCGGCCGGGGTGCAGCACGTCGTCTACACGTCGTTCGCCGCCGCCGCCCCCGACTGCACGTTCACGCTCGGTCGCGACCACCACGCCACCGAGGAGCACCTGCGGGCCAGCGGGATGGCCTGGACGTTCCTGCGCGACAACTTCTACCTCGACGTCCTGCCCCTCTTCGTCGGCGACGACGGCGTGCTCCGCGGTCCCGCCGGCGACGGTCGGGTCGCCGCGGTCGCGCGGGCCGACGTCGCGCGCGCGGCGACCGAGGTGCTGCTCGACCCCGTGGCGCACGCGGGCCGCACCTACGAGCTCACCGGGCCCGTCGCGATCACGCTGGAAGAGGCGGCCGCGGTGATCACCGCGGTGACCGGCCGCCCCACGTCGTTCCCACGACGAGACGGTCGAGGAGGCCTACGCCTCGCGGCGCCGGTGGGAGGCGCCGGAGTGGCAGTACGACGCGTGGGTCTCGACCTACACCGCCATCCGCTCCGGCGAGCTCGCCGCGGTGAGCGACGACGTCCGCCTCCTCACCGACCGCGAGCCGCTCGACCTCGCCGCGGTGCTGCGGGGGGCCTAGGCCGACGCATTTCGCCCCGCCCACCGCGCCCGTGTGAGGCTGAGGGCGTGACCGAGCTCGACACCGCCACCCCGCCCGACCGCCCCGCCCCCGACCGCCCCGCCCTCGACCTGCCCGTCCTGCCCGACGGGCTGCGGCTCGCGGTCGTCGACATGGACGGCACGCTCCTCGACGGCGACGGCGAGGTGCCGGACACGCTGTGGCCGCTCCTCGACCGGCTGGCGGCGGCGGGGGTGGCGTTCGCGCCGGCGAGCGGTCGGCAGTACGCCACGCTGCGCCGCATGTTCGACCGCGCCGCGGACGGCATGGTCTTCATCGCCGAGAACGGGGCCTACGTCGTGCGGGACGGCGCGGAGGTGTCGTCCACGGCGATCGAGCCCGCCGTGGTCGCCGACCTCGTCCGCACGCTCCGCGAGGTGGTCGCCGACCGCGACGCCGGGGTGGTGCTGTGCGGCAAGCGGGCGGCGTACGTCGAGCGTGACGACCCGGCCTTCCTCGCGGAGGTGGACCGCTACTACGCCGCGCGCGAGCTCGTCGACGACCTCGGCGCGGTCGACGACGAGATCGTCAAGGTCGCCATCAACGACGCGCACGACCCGCAGGTCGTCGCCGACGCGCTCGCCGGTTTCGCCGGCGACCACCAGGTCGTCGTGTCGGGCACGAAGTGGGCGGACGTCATGGTCGCCGGTGTCCACAAGGGCGCTGCGGTGCGGCGCCTCCAGGAGGCGCTCGGCGTCACGCGGGCGCAGACCGCGGCGTTCGGCGACTACCTCAACGACCTCGAGATGCTCGACGAGGCGGCCGCGTCCTTCGCGATGGCGGGTGCCCACCCGACGGTCAAGGAGCGCGCGGCCCACCTCGCGCCGGCGCACACCGAGGCCGGGGTCGTGACGGTGCTGGAGGCGCTGCTCGCCCGGCTCGACCAGCACGACCGGTGA
- a CDS encoding AraC family transcriptional regulator, with the protein MGYIRSAALRGFADEVTVHGGDPAAYARAVGLRPDALLADDVLVRDEAAAQLLELAAHALGRPDLGLRIARRQDITTLGSLAVAIQHSPTLGDALDCTSRYLFVHNGSLSVRLGGDPQGERGVAGLHYGPAGEGLVQGTDMGLAFAHGVITYLHGGPYGLLGVELPYRPAAEPAAYEAAYGAPVTFEAPGTAAVLRLPQALAGHRLAGVNATLRRLALAHLAAQTPLPGTGGGTSARVRAAVRESLGTGSVEIAAVARLLAVHHRTLQRRLEAEGTTFGALVDEVRRGEARRLLTGTDLPLAQVSAMVGFAEQSALSRAARRWWDAAPRAVRAGAAPDRVSWGTLEG; encoded by the coding sequence ATGGGCTACATCCGCTCGGCCGCGCTGCGCGGGTTCGCCGACGAGGTGACGGTCCACGGGGGCGATCCCGCGGCGTACGCCCGCGCCGTCGGCCTGCGCCCCGACGCCCTGCTGGCCGACGACGTGCTCGTGCGGGACGAGGCGGCCGCCCAGCTGCTCGAGCTCGCCGCGCACGCCCTCGGGCGCCCCGACCTCGGGCTCCGCATCGCCCGCCGCCAGGACATCACGACGCTGGGCTCCCTGGCGGTCGCGATCCAGCACTCGCCGACGCTCGGGGACGCGCTGGACTGCACGTCGCGCTACCTCTTCGTCCACAACGGCTCCCTCAGCGTGCGGCTCGGCGGCGACCCGCAGGGGGAGCGGGGCGTGGCGGGGCTGCACTACGGGCCGGCCGGCGAGGGCCTCGTGCAGGGCACCGACATGGGCCTGGCCTTCGCCCACGGCGTCATCACCTACCTGCACGGCGGGCCGTACGGCCTCCTGGGCGTGGAGCTGCCCTACCGGCCGGCGGCCGAGCCCGCGGCGTACGAGGCGGCCTACGGCGCCCCCGTCACCTTCGAGGCGCCCGGGACCGCGGCGGTGCTGCGGCTCCCGCAGGCCCTCGCGGGTCACCGGCTCGCCGGCGTGAACGCCACGCTGCGCCGGCTCGCGCTCGCCCACCTGGCGGCGCAGACGCCGCTGCCGGGCACGGGCGGCGGCACCAGCGCCCGGGTGCGGGCCGCGGTGCGGGAGTCGCTCGGCACCGGCAGCGTCGAGATCGCCGCGGTCGCGCGGCTCCTCGCGGTCCACCACCGCACGCTGCAGCGGCGGCTCGAGGCGGAGGGCACGACGTTCGGGGCGCTCGTGGACGAGGTACGCCGCGGCGAGGCCCGGCGTCTCCTCACCGGCACCGACCTGCCCCTGGCCCAGGTGTCGGCCATGGTCGGCTTCGCGGAGCAGTCGGCGCTGTCCCGCGCCGCCCGGCGGTGGTGGGACGCCGCGCCGCGGGCCGTGCGCGCCGGCGCCGCCCCGGATCGGGTGTCGTGGGGCACCCTGGAGGGGTGA
- a CDS encoding flavin-containing monooxygenase — translation MSTSTDQSTEHVDVVVVGAGLSGVGAAYRLQSERPGTSYVVLEAREAMGGTWDLFRYPGVRSDSDMYTLGYSFKPWRDGRSLADGPSILRYIEETASEFGIDEHIRYSSRVVAADFDTATCRWTVQVEDPRTGERRALTCGFLYSCAGYYDYDEPHHPDLPGIEDFAGQVVHPQFWPEDLSYADQRVVVIGSGATAVTLVPAMLADESTNGGSAPAGHVTMLQRTPTWISAVPRVDANAERLKRLLPPAAAHHAIRAKNIAFSTAFYQFCRRRPQQARKLLTGLTTKFLGDPQLVADHFTPTYDPWDQRLCAVPGGDLFKVIKSGAAEVVTDRIASFVPEGIRLESGRVLEADVVVTATGLRLRAFGGIAPSVDGVEVTLPEQHTWNGAMVTGIPSFAVCIGYTNASWTLRADLTHRLVCKVLAWTDEQGYAAAVPTPDGDLGSRPLLDLAAGYVQRSIDAFPRQGDKAPWRVRQNYVLDAATTLRSDLGRTLTGLRPRPVAVPAASATPDAAEPGLVDA, via the coding sequence ATGAGCACCTCCACGGACCAGAGCACCGAGCACGTCGACGTCGTCGTGGTCGGCGCCGGCCTCTCCGGCGTCGGCGCGGCGTACCGCCTGCAGAGCGAGCGTCCGGGCACGAGCTACGTCGTGCTCGAGGCCCGCGAGGCGATGGGCGGCACGTGGGACCTGTTCCGCTACCCGGGCGTGCGGTCCGACTCGGACATGTACACGCTCGGCTACTCCTTCAAGCCGTGGCGCGACGGCCGCTCGCTCGCCGACGGTCCGTCGATCCTCCGCTACATCGAGGAGACGGCCAGCGAGTTCGGCATCGACGAGCACATCCGGTACTCCTCCCGCGTCGTCGCCGCCGACTTCGACACCGCCACCTGCCGGTGGACGGTCCAGGTCGAGGACCCCCGCACGGGCGAGCGGCGCGCGCTGACCTGCGGCTTCCTCTACTCCTGCGCCGGCTACTACGACTACGACGAGCCGCACCACCCCGACCTGCCCGGCATCGAGGACTTCGCCGGCCAGGTCGTGCACCCCCAGTTCTGGCCCGAGGACCTCTCCTACGCCGACCAGCGCGTCGTCGTCATCGGCTCCGGCGCCACCGCGGTCACCCTCGTGCCGGCGATGCTCGCCGACGAGAGCACGAACGGCGGCAGCGCGCCCGCCGGCCACGTGACGATGCTGCAGCGCACCCCCACCTGGATCAGCGCCGTGCCCCGCGTCGATGCCAACGCCGAGCGCCTCAAGCGGCTGCTCCCGCCGGCCGCCGCCCACCACGCGATCCGGGCGAAGAACATCGCCTTCTCGACGGCCTTCTACCAGTTCTGCCGCCGCCGTCCGCAGCAGGCGCGGAAGCTGCTGACCGGGCTGACGACCAAGTTCCTCGGCGACCCGCAGCTCGTGGCCGACCACTTCACGCCGACCTACGACCCGTGGGACCAGCGCCTCTGCGCCGTCCCCGGCGGCGACCTCTTCAAGGTCATCAAGAGCGGCGCGGCCGAGGTGGTCACCGACCGCATCGCGTCGTTCGTGCCCGAGGGCATCCGGCTCGAGTCCGGCCGGGTGCTCGAGGCCGACGTGGTGGTCACCGCCACCGGCCTGCGGCTGCGCGCCTTCGGCGGCATCGCGCCGAGCGTCGACGGGGTCGAGGTGACGCTCCCCGAGCAGCACACGTGGAACGGCGCCATGGTCACCGGCATCCCCTCCTTCGCGGTCTGCATCGGCTACACCAACGCCTCCTGGACGCTGCGCGCCGACCTCACCCACCGCCTCGTGTGCAAGGTGCTGGCGTGGACCGACGAGCAGGGGTACGCCGCGGCCGTGCCCACCCCGGACGGCGACCTCGGCTCACGACCGCTGCTCGACCTGGCCGCGGGCTACGTGCAGCGCTCCATCGACGCCTTCCCGCGCCAGGGCGACAAGGCGCCCTGGCGCGTGCGGCAGAACTACGTGCTCGACGCGGCGACGACCCTGCGCAGCGACCTGGGGCGGACCCTCACCGGGCTGCGCCCGCGACCGGTCGCCGTCCCCGCCGCGTCGGCCACCCCCGACGCCGCCGAGCCCGGCCTGGTCGACGCGTGA
- a CDS encoding alpha/beta hydrolase produces MSTGVGTTATVQDWRPDILGEGFEQARIDLGPDPDGEGGDVHAVLVRRVVRPEETVVGAVLFVHGFSDYFFQTDLAHHCAARGLAFHALDLRKCGRAREPHQTAHYASDLALYDTELETALTAIAADHPGAPVVVMGHSTGGLVLPLWLDRRRREDRVAPVVGQVLNSPWFDLQGKPVMRGPVTQALRAVSRVQPLRRLDLPVTTVYGDALHVSGRGEWDYDLALRPLAGFPITVGWLNAVRRGHAALHRGLDVGVPSLVLRSDRTSFSRRVTELTDRSDNILDVRQIARWAGCLGGETHVVPVAGARHDVFLSLAEPRAAAYAALDRWLDVHLPADLPTA; encoded by the coding sequence GTGAGCACGGGCGTGGGCACCACCGCGACGGTGCAGGACTGGCGTCCCGACATCCTCGGCGAGGGCTTCGAGCAGGCCCGGATCGACCTCGGGCCCGACCCCGACGGCGAGGGCGGCGACGTGCACGCCGTGCTCGTGCGTCGCGTCGTGCGCCCCGAGGAGACCGTCGTCGGCGCCGTGCTGTTCGTGCACGGCTTCTCCGACTACTTCTTCCAGACCGACCTCGCCCACCACTGCGCCGCCCGCGGCCTGGCCTTCCACGCGCTCGACCTGCGCAAGTGCGGCCGTGCCCGGGAGCCCCACCAGACGGCGCACTACGCGAGCGACCTGGCGCTCTACGACACCGAGCTCGAGACCGCCCTCACCGCGATCGCCGCCGACCACCCCGGCGCGCCGGTCGTCGTGATGGGCCACTCGACCGGTGGGCTCGTGCTGCCCCTGTGGCTGGACCGTCGCCGGCGCGAGGACCGCGTCGCGCCCGTGGTGGGCCAGGTGCTCAACAGCCCCTGGTTCGACCTGCAGGGCAAGCCCGTCATGCGCGGACCCGTCACCCAGGCGCTGCGGGCGGTCTCCCGCGTGCAGCCCCTGCGCCGCCTCGACCTGCCCGTGACGACCGTCTACGGCGACGCGCTCCACGTCAGCGGTCGCGGCGAGTGGGACTACGACCTCGCCCTGCGTCCCCTCGCGGGCTTCCCGATCACGGTGGGCTGGCTCAACGCCGTACGCCGCGGGCACGCCGCCCTGCACCGCGGGCTCGACGTCGGCGTGCCGTCCCTGGTCCTCCGCTCCGACCGCACCAGCTTCTCGCGGCGCGTCACGGAGCTGACGGACCGCTCCGACAACATCCTCGACGTGCGCCAGATCGCCCGGTGGGCCGGCTGCCTGGGCGGCGAGACCCACGTCGTACCCGTCGCCGGCGCCCGGCACGACGTGTTCCTCTCGCTCGCGGAGCCCCGCGCCGCGGCGTACGCGGCCCTCGACCGGTGGCTCGACGTGCACCTCCCGGCCGACCTGCCCACGGCCTGA